One window of Medicago truncatula cultivar Jemalong A17 chromosome 2, MtrunA17r5.0-ANR, whole genome shotgun sequence genomic DNA carries:
- the LOC112419257 gene encoding uncharacterized protein — protein MEYYEYYRRWMYDRTFPGRTGLKPQFVEGVDGFISWAWEQEICRDEGGIRCPCLKCRCRHIITDPGDVKKHLKKVGFMPNYWVWTYNGEMFQNFGAGVNAQASTSHGGTNVETNVEYNEDVNTDQFNMMDDMVADALGVELSYGEDVEDDEEEQPPNEKAQRFYRLLSESNTPLYEGSSHSKLSMCVWLLSHKSNYLNPDDGMDDITKMLKAVTPFKDNLPMNYHAAKRLVMKLGLSVKKIDCCRNGCMLFYDNEFGINDGPLEECKFCQSPRYGISKQKRVAVKSMFYLPIIPRLQRLFASMKTASQMTWHHSNGIPGVMRHPSDGEAWKHFDRVHPDFAADPRNVRLGLCSDGFQPYVQSSAKPYSCWPIIVTPYNLPPEMCMTKPYLFLSCIVPGPDNPKAGIDVFLQPLIDDLKRLWVGELTYDISRKQNFKLRAALMWTINDFPAYGMLSGWSTHGRFACPHCMENTKAFTLESGGKSSWFDCHRPFLPHNHPFRRLKNGFKKDERVFVGPPPKITSEEVWTRVCDYPKVTDYGRAVPIPRYGVDHHWTKRSIFWDLPYWKDNLLRHNLDVMHIEKNVFDNIFNTVMDVKGKTKDNEKARKDLQIYCKRKDLELKPQPNGKLLKPKANYSLSAQEAKLVCQWLKDLRMPDGYSSNIGRCVDVNTGRLHGMKSHDSHIFMENFIPIAFSSLPKHVLDPLIEISQFFKNLCASTLRVDELEKMEKNMSIIICQLEQIFPPGFFDSMEHLPVHLAYEAILGGPVQYRWMYPFERFMGDSKRAVKNLAKVEGSIVAIYTAKETTYFIGHYFVDRLLTPSNTRNEVQVNDLRDPSTLSVFNLDGRHAGKVLQYWMVDQKEMRSAHVHVLINCAEVKPYLEEFIAFYAEFGEGSTVGSIHEYFPAWFKQRVYNAEPTDEVIRLRQLSQGPLQCANEFHTYFVNGYKFHTHSWTEGKKTINSGVYVKGVTDGGEDDFYGVIKHIYELSYNDNKVVLFYCDWFDPSPRWTKINKLCNTVDIRVDKKYKEYDPFIMAHNVRQVYYVPYPPTLPRKRGWSVAIKTKPRGRIETEERNEEVAYQADDMTHVNEIIEVDQVTSWQDSQVEGDQVDPSILEMRNEVEDENEDVVDDNNEGDHQDNQVDDGDVDEYNYASDNNT, from the exons ATGGAGTATTATGAATATTATCGTCGTTGGATGTACGATAGGACGTTTCCGGGAAGAACTGGACTAAAACCGCAATTTGTCGAAGGAGTTGACGGATTTATTTCATGGGCATGGGAGCAAGAAATCTGTAGAGATGAGGGAGGAATTAGATGTCCGTGTCTAAAATGTAGGTGCAGACATATAATTACCGATCCTGGAGATGTGAAGAAACACCTAAAAAAAGTTGGTTTTATGCCTAATTATTGGGTTTGGACATATAATGGTGAAATGTTTCAGAATTTTGGGGCAGGGGTCAATGCACAAGCTTCTACTAGCCATGGTGGAACAAATGTGGAAACAAATGTGGAATACAATGAAGATGTCAACACAGATCAATTCAACATGATGGATGATATGGTTGCGGACGCTTTAGGGGTGGAATTGTCTTACGGtgaagatgttgaagatgatgaagaggaaCAACCCCCGAATGAGAAGGCGCAAAGATTTTACCGATTGTTGAGTGAAAGTAATACACCTTTGTATGAAGGGTCTTCGCACTCTAAGCTATCTATGTGTGTGTGGCTTTTATCTCATAAGTCGAACTATCTTAATCCTGATGATGGTATGGATGATATTACGAAGATGTTGAAGGCCGTTACTCCGTTCAAAGATAATCTGCCAATGAATTATCATGCTGCGAAGAGGTTGGTGATGAAGTTGGGATTATCAGTTAAAAAGATTGATTGTTGTAGAAATGGATGCATGTTGTTCTATGACAATGAGTTTGGGATAAATGATGGACCATTGGAGGAATGTAAATTTTGTCAAAGCCCGAGGTACGGTATTAGCAAGCAGAAACGAGTTGCGGTTAAGTCAATGTTTTACTTGCCGATAATACCAAGATTACAAAGACTATTTGCATCGATGAAAACTGCTAGTCAAATGACGTGGCATCATTCAAATGGAATTCCCGGAGTGATGCGACATCCTTCTGACGGTGAAGCGTGGAAACACTTTGATCGAGTACATCCTGATTTTGCAGCAGATCCACGGAATGTGAGACTTGGATTATGCTCTGACGGTTTTCAGCCATATGTCCAATCCTCGGCAAAACCATATTCTTGTTGGCCAATCATTGTAACCCCGTATAATCTCCCTCCTGAAATGTGCATGACAAAACCATACTTGTTTTTGAGTTGTATTGTACCAGGACCAGATAACCCTAAAGCAGGCATAGACGTGTTTCTACAAccgttaattgatgatttgaagagGTTGTGGGTTGGAGAATTGACATATGATATTTctagaaaacaaaatttcaagttgAGAGCAGCTTTGATGTGGACAATTAATGATTTTCCCGCTTATGGCATGTTGTCCGGTTGGAGTACTCATGGTAGATTTGCATGTCCACATTGTATGGAAAATACAAAGGCATTTACTTTGGAAAGTGGAGGGAAGAGTTCGTGGTTTGACTGTCATCGTCCGTTCTTGCCTCATAATCACCCGTTTAGAAGACTTAAGAATGGTTTCAAGAAGGATGAGAGAGTTTTTGTTGGTCCTCCACCTAAGATTACATCAGAAGAAGTGTGGACAAGAGTTTGTGATTATCCAAAAGTTACTGATTATGGTCGAGCTGTCCCAATACCAAGATACGGAGTAGACCACCACTGGACTAAAAGGAGTATATTTTGGGACCTCCCATATTGGAAAGATAACTTGCTCAGACATAATCTTGATGTAATGCACATTGAGAAGAATGTCTTTGACAACATATTTAACACAGTGATGGATGTCAAAGGCAAAACAAAAGACAATGAGAAGGCTAGAAAAGACTTACAAATATATTGCAAGAGAAAGGATTTGGAGTTGAAACCTCAACCGAATGGGAAATTGTTGAAACCGAAAGCCAACTACAGCCTATCTGCCCAAGAAGCGAAATTAGTGTGTCAATGGTTGAAGGATTTGAGAATGCCCGATGGATATTCTTCTAACATAGGCAGGTGTGTCGATGTCAACACGGGAAGGTTGCATGGGATGAAAAGTCATGACTCTCACATTTTCATGGAGAACTTTATCCCAATTGCATTTAGTTCATTGCCCAAACATGTGCTAGATCCACTTATTGAGAttagtcaattttttaaaaatttgtgcgCTTCAACCTTGAGAGTTGATGAACTTGAGAAAATGGAGAAGAATATGTCAATCATTATCTGTCAGTTGGAGCAAATTTTTCCACCAGGTTTCTTTGACTCTATGGAACATCTTCCTGTGCATCTGGCATATGAAGCTATACTTGGCGGACCTGTTCAATATAGGTGGATGTACCCTTTTGAAAGATTCATGGGTGACTCAAAACGAGCAGTTAAAAATCTGGCCAAAGTGGAAGGATCAATTGTTGCTATTTACACCGCCAAGGAAACCACATACTTTATCGGCCATTATTTCGTTGATCGTCTACTTACTCCATCAAATACAAGAAATGAAGTTCAGGTTAACGATTTACGGGATCCATCAACCTTATCCGTATTCAATCTTGATGGTCGACACGCGGGCAAGGTGCTTCAATATTGGATGGTAGATCAGAAAGAGATGCGGTCTGCTCATGTTCATGTTTTGATTAATTGTGCGGAAGTTAAACCATACCTTGA GGAATTTATTGCTTTTTATGCGGAGTTTGGTGAAGGATCGACAGTTGGTTCGATACATGAATATTTTCCAGCTTGGTTTAAACAAAGAGTGTATAATGCCGAGCCAACTGATGAAGTCATCCGTTTACGGCAATTATCTCAGGGTCCTTTACAATGTGCCAATGAATTTCACACCTACTTCGTGAATGGATATAAATTTCATACCCACTCTTGGACGGAAGGCAAAAAGACTATTAATAGTGGTGTTTATGTAAAAGGAGTTACAGATGGAGGTGAAGATGATTTCTATGGCGTGATCAAACACATTTATGAGCTTTCATATAATGACAATAAAGTGGTGTTGTTTTATTGTGACTGGTTTGATCCCTCGCCTAGAtggactaaaattaataaattatgcaACACTGTTGACATTCGAGTcgacaaaaaatataaagaatatgACCCGTTTATCATGGCACATAATGTTAGGCAAGTGTACTATGTTCCTTATCCCCCAACTCTACCACGCAAACGGGGTTGGTCTGttgcaatcaaaacaaaaccgAGGGGCCGCATCGAGACTGAAGAACGAAACGAAGAAGTTGCTTACCAAGCCGATGATATGACACATGTAAATGAGATAATTGAAGTAGATCAAGTTACAAGTTGGCAAGACTCTCAGGTTGAAGGGGATCAGGTTGATCCTTCTATTTTGGAGATGCGTAATGAAGTTGAAGATGAGAATGAAGacgttgttgatgataataatGAAGGGGACCACCAAGACAATCAAGTTGATGATGGTGATGTAGATGAATATAACTATGCATCTGATAACAACACTTGA
- the LOC25485976 gene encoding protein MALE DISCOVERER 2, with protein MGMRCNTFGFWFRVYICFISVWGIRECWSLNDEGLALLEFHARITCDPYVALENWNPNDCDPCNWFGVHCVDGKVQMLDLNGLSLEGTLAPELGKLSHLKSLVLCNNNFSGDIPKELGDLAELELLDLRETNLSGSIPTELSRKLSLKHLLLCNNKIEDNDSQDQGNFRLLFKSQLDDDCSSSLTTLFACINRKFGHWFKQGHEEKCFELQPRSNEAEIEMNMPNLINYARRKLLDQSNNLPAAPYSGGPKTDFSNLPISISSGSFPAVPDANKKQNQSHTPLPSASDPSHDGKQASQDHPKTFGNYWKYIVIIIAVFVMVILIIVLLCFWKKPAAKIIKPWNTGISGQLQKAFITGVPKLNRAELETACEDFSNIVTNVEACTIYKGTLSSGVEIAVVSGLINTRQEWTKTMELNYRRKIASLSRINHKNFVNLIGYCEEEEPFTRMFIFEYAPNGSLSEHLHVKEVERLSWSERVRIIMGTAYCLQYMHHELNPPVAHSKVSSHVVTLTDDFAAKLAEVTFRSIVEPSKSSIRGDSKKYEMLRSGLDQNVYDFGILLLEIISGKLPHSEEQGNLVHWAAEFLHDRRSIGYMIDPSLQSLKDNELDVICEVIQGCIQPDPKMRPTMRDITSRLREVFCVTPEQAVPRLSPLWWAELEILSVEAT; from the exons ATGGGAATGAGATGTAACACATTTGGATTTTGGTTTAGAGTTTATATTTGCTTCATTTCTGTTTGGGGAATCCGTGAGTGTTGGTCGCTTAATGATGAAG GATTGGCTTTGTTGGAGTTTCATGCAAGAATAACATGTGATCCTTATGTTGCTTTGGAAAATTGGAATCCAAATGATTGTGACCCTTGCAACTGGTTTGGTGTCCACTGCGTCGATGGTAAAGTGCAGATGCT GGACCTAAATGGGCTATCATTGGAAGGGACATTGGCTCCTGAGCTTGGGAAACTAAGTCACTTAAAATCTCT TGTGctatgcaataataacttttctGGTGACATTCCTAAAGAACTTGGAGATCTAGCTGAGCTAGAGTTATTGGATTTAAGGGAAACTAATTTGTCAGGAAGCATCCCAACTGAGCTTAGTAGAAAATTATCACTAAAACACTT GTTGCTTTGTAACAACAAAATAGAAGACAATGACTCTCAAGATCAAGGAAATTTCAGACTTCTCTTTAAATCACAACTTGATGATGATTGTTCATCATCTCTGACAACATTATTTGCCTGCATCAATAGAAAGTTTGGTCACTG GTTCAAGCAGGGCCATGAAGAGAAATGTTTCGAGCTTCAGCCTC GTTCTAATGAGGCAGAGATTGAGATGAACATGCCAAATCTAATCAATTATGCGCGTCGTAAGTTACTCGATCAATCGAATAACCTTCCAGCCGCACCTTATAGTGGTGGACCTAAAACAGATTTCAGTAACCTTCCAATTAGCATTAGTAGTGGATCTTTTCCAGCTGTTCCAGATGCgaataagaaacaaaatcagTCACATACACCGTTGCCTTCTGCCTCGGATCCTTCACATGATGGAAAGCAAGCAAGTCAAGACCACCCCAAAACTTTTGGAAATTATTGGAAGTATATAGTTATTATCATAGCTGTGTTTGTGATGGTGATTCTGATCATAGTTCTTCTTTGCTTTTGGAAAAAACCAGCAGCTAAAATAATTAAACCTTGGAATACAGGAATAAGTGGACAGTTGCAAAAAGCTTTTATAACAG GGGTTCCTAAGTTGAATAGAGCAGAACTAGAGACAGCTTGTGAGGATTTCAGCAATATTGTTACCAATGTTGAAGCATGCACTATATACAAAGGAACACTGTCTAGTGGAGTCGAGATTGCAGTTGTTTCTGGTCTGATTAATACTAGACAGGAATGGACTAAGACCATGGAATTGAACTACAGGAGAAAG ATTGCGTCATTGTCCCGCATTAACCATAAGAACTTTGTTAATCTAATTGGATACTGTGAGGAAGAAGAACCATTCACAAGGatgtttatatttgaatatGCTCCAAATGGAAGCCTATCTGAGCATCTACATG TTAAAGAAGTTGAACGTCTTAGTTGGAGTGAAAGGGTAAGGATTATAATGGGAACTGCCTATTGTCTTCAATACATGCACCATGAATTAAATCCACCAGTAGCTCATTCCAAAGTTTCTTCACATGTGGTCACGTTGACAGATGATTTTGCTGCAAAg CTTGCAGAGGTCACATTTAGAAGTATCGTAGAACCATCTAAGTCAAGTATTAGAGGCGATTCAAAGAAATATGAGATGCTCCGCTCTGGTCTTGACCAAAATGTCTATGATTTTGGAATATTGTTGCTAGAAATCATTTCTGGTAAATTGCCTCATTCTGAAGAGCAAGGAAATCTTGTGCACTGG GCTGCTGAGTTCTTACATGACAGGAGAAGCATAGGCTACATGATTGATCCAAGTCTGCAATCATTAAAGGACAATGAACTTGATGTAATTTGTGAAGTGATTCAAGGGTGCATCCAACCTGATCCAAAGATGAGACCTACAATGAGAGACATAACTTCCAGATTAAGGGAAGTGTTTTGTGTAACACCTGAGCAAGCTGTTCCAAGACTCTCACCACTATGGTGGGCTGAACTTGAGATATTATCTGTGGAGGCTACTTAA